A genomic window from Aquabacterium sp. OR-4 includes:
- a CDS encoding bifunctional enoyl-CoA hydratase/phosphate acetyltransferase, translating into MGAPDELIENLTFDELQIDQRAQAVRTLTMADIQAFALVSGDVNPAHVDAEYAEGTRFHGVIAHGMWAGALISSLLGTEFPGPGTIYLSQDLHFHRPVRVGDTLTVSATVLTKDPATRNVTLACEVLNQHGEPVVTGQALVKAPAAKVVRPRVAMPTLHLFDPEARLAAWVQQLATSPQRGAAVPCGVVHPCDETSLRGALEAAAHGLIVPRLLGPAARLQALAASLGLSLEGVAIDDQPHSHAAAARAAELAARGELAMLMKGSLHTDELMHAVIAEPRLRTGRRLSHVFRFEVPAYDRPLLVTDAAINIAPTLEEKADIVRNAIGLAHALGVACPKVALLSAVEVVTPRLQSTLDAAALCKMADRGQITGALLDGPLAFDNAISAEAARIKGIRSPVAGAVDILVVPDLESGNMLAKQLDYLAGAASCGVVLGARVPIALTSRADSAASRLASAALAALVAWQAAAAGQARG; encoded by the coding sequence ATGGGCGCCCCCGACGAGCTGATTGAAAACCTCACCTTCGACGAACTGCAGATCGACCAGCGTGCGCAGGCCGTGCGCACGCTGACCATGGCCGACATCCAGGCCTTTGCGCTGGTGTCGGGCGATGTGAACCCGGCGCATGTGGATGCCGAATACGCCGAGGGCACGCGCTTTCACGGCGTCATCGCCCACGGCATGTGGGCCGGCGCGCTGATCTCCAGCCTGCTGGGCACCGAGTTCCCCGGCCCGGGCACGATCTACCTGTCGCAGGACCTGCACTTTCACCGCCCGGTGCGCGTGGGTGACACGCTCACCGTGAGCGCCACCGTGCTGACCAAGGACCCGGCCACGCGAAATGTCACGCTGGCCTGCGAGGTGCTGAACCAGCATGGCGAGCCGGTGGTCACGGGCCAGGCCCTGGTCAAGGCGCCGGCGGCCAAGGTGGTGCGCCCGCGCGTGGCCATGCCCACGCTGCACCTGTTTGACCCCGAGGCGCGGCTGGCGGCCTGGGTGCAGCAGCTGGCCACCAGCCCGCAGCGCGGCGCCGCCGTGCCCTGCGGGGTGGTGCATCCGTGCGACGAAACCTCGCTGCGCGGCGCGCTCGAGGCCGCGGCGCATGGCCTGATCGTGCCGCGCCTGCTGGGCCCGGCGGCGCGGCTGCAGGCGCTGGCCGCGTCACTGGGCCTGTCGCTCGAGGGCGTGGCCATCGACGACCAGCCGCACAGCCATGCCGCCGCCGCCCGCGCCGCCGAGCTGGCCGCGCGCGGCGAGCTGGCCATGCTGATGAAGGGCAGCCTGCACACCGACGAGCTGATGCACGCGGTGATCGCCGAACCGCGGCTGCGCACCGGCCGGCGCCTGAGCCATGTGTTCCGCTTCGAGGTGCCGGCCTACGACCGGCCGCTGCTGGTCACCGACGCGGCGATCAACATCGCGCCCACGCTGGAAGAAAAGGCCGACATCGTGCGCAATGCCATCGGCCTGGCGCATGCGCTGGGTGTGGCCTGCCCCAAGGTGGCCCTGCTCTCGGCGGTGGAGGTGGTGACGCCGCGCCTGCAGTCCACGCTGGACGCTGCCGCGCTGTGCAAGATGGCCGACCGCGGCCAGATCACCGGTGCGCTGCTCGACGGCCCGCTGGCCTTCGACAACGCCATCTCGGCCGAGGCCGCGCGCATCAAGGGCATCCGCTCGCCGGTGGCCGGCGCCGTGGACATCCTGGTGGTGCCCGATCTGGAGAGCGGCAACATGCTGGCCAAGCAGCTCGACTACCTGGCCGGCGCCGCCAGCTGCGGCGTGGTGCTGGGCGCCCGCGTGCCGATCGCGCTGACCAGCCGAGCCGACAGCGCCGCCTCGCGCCTGGCCTCGGCCGCGCTGGCCGCACTGGTGGCCTGGCAGGCCGCGGCAGCAGGCCAGGCCCGCGGCTGA
- the fabI gene encoding enoyl-ACP reductase FabI, with protein sequence MNTAFRPLAGRRGLIVGVANEHSIAWGCARRAHGLGAELALSCLNAKAVTYTAPLAEQLGAPLFTCDVSDATAMQAMVDSAARQLGGLDFVVHSIAWAPHDDLHGRVADSSADGFARAMQISCHSFAALARLAEPHMREGGTLVTMSYLGAEEAVPHYGLMGPVKAALESMVRYLALELGPAGIRVHAVSPGPVPTRAASGLPEFDSLMASARAQAPLRRLVTLDEIGDCVAFLVGPGATGMTGQTLFVDAGVHAVR encoded by the coding sequence ATGAACACTGCATTCCGCCCCCTGGCCGGCCGCCGCGGCCTGATCGTTGGCGTGGCCAACGAGCACAGCATTGCCTGGGGCTGTGCGCGCCGCGCCCATGGCCTGGGCGCCGAGCTGGCGCTGAGCTGCCTGAACGCCAAGGCCGTGACCTACACCGCGCCGCTGGCCGAGCAGCTGGGCGCGCCGCTGTTTACCTGCGATGTGAGCGACGCCACGGCCATGCAGGCCATGGTGGACAGCGCCGCACGGCAGCTGGGCGGGCTGGATTTCGTGGTGCATTCGATCGCCTGGGCGCCCCACGACGATCTGCACGGCCGCGTGGCCGACAGCAGCGCCGATGGCTTTGCGCGGGCGATGCAGATCTCCTGCCACTCGTTTGCGGCGCTGGCCCGGCTGGCCGAGCCGCACATGCGCGAGGGCGGCACGCTGGTGACCATGAGCTACCTGGGCGCCGAGGAGGCCGTGCCGCACTACGGCCTGATGGGCCCGGTGAAGGCCGCGCTCGAATCGATGGTGCGCTACCTGGCGCTGGAGCTGGGCCCGGCCGGCATCCGCGTGCATGCCGTCTCGCCCGGGCCGGTGCCCACGCGCGCGGCCTCGGGCCTGCCCGAGTTCGACAGCCTGATGGCCAGCGCGCGCGCGCAGGCGCCGCTGCGCCGCCTGGTCACGCTGGACGAGATCGGCGACTGCGTGGCCTTTCTGGTGGGCCCTGGTGCCACCGGCATGACCGGCCAGACCTTGTTTGTGGACGCCGGCGTCCACGCTGTTCGGTAG